The Prunus dulcis chromosome 5, ALMONDv2, whole genome shotgun sequence genomic sequence AGTATAAGAATCAAAGACATATGTCAATCTATAGCGAAAAAAGAAAGGACACACATGAACATGGACATTCAAAACACACGCAGAGGCGACACACACAAACAATAATATTCAGATTAAAATAGACACAATCTGTTATCGTGATATCATGACTTAAGAATTACCAATTGTAACAGTATTATGTATTATCGAACAGAACTTACGATGATTGACCAATTGATTCGACATCATTGGTTCTCCCTTCCTCTTTGAGGGATTGGCTGCGAATAAGTTGTGTAAAACTGGTGGTTGTGTATTGAGAGCATTTGTCATTATGCAGCAACAAACAAACACGGGAATTGCCCCAAAGAtccagagaaagagaggaattCAGAGGTAGAATGCTCGCAATCCAAGGGACCAAAAGTAACTTCCTCGATTCACAGTTGTCGAAACATATTCAATGTAATCCGTTTTGTCTTTCCTTGTTGGCAGAGTAGCCAAGAAGCTAGCATGGGCAAAGTATTTAGTAGACTGCACATTGCAGAGAAATCCAACAAGAAAGCAGAGCAAAATGCAGAAGCACTTGATTGAAGAAAGAGGGATGGTATAAACTAATTGTTGTGATACAGTGCTGTCAGAGCTAGAGCTGGAGCTGGTGCTCACAAACACACTGATCACAGAAGAAAGAGTAATTGCTGTTGTTGCCAAAAGGGAAGATGCCATTATGTTGTTGCGCAATGTTTGTATAATCAAAACACCATTCTTCATGGTGTCCTGAAATTGATGCAGAGAAGAGAACTTAGATTTTGCAACTTAATGCTAATTAGCATAGCACGTGTTAATTATTCATGCCCCATGTATCATTGTATATATGAAGGAAATGCAATTGGTTTTTCTCACCCATTGACCATTATCCTTCTCAAAAGTTTTACTTACCAAAGTCtctacctttttttttgtgggatTTCGTAGAACTGTGATGAGTAGCCAAATGTGGTATATTCCCAACACACAGAGACCCACTCAGATAGTCCCAGCTTAAGCTATCCCCTTccatctctcttctcttctacTCTTAGTCTCTTTACCACTTaattaatctctctctctctctctctctctctctctctccctcccttccCCTATccttgagagtgagtgagttGTCTGAAGTTACAGAAGACAGGGTTTAGCTGCTTAAGGCAAAGACAGAGCAAGCTTATGACTGTTAATATTGTATCTGGTcatgattggattggatctgATCCTCAATTGCCAATGCGTTGGTTGATTAATTGGCTTCtgacaaaccaaaaaatatagCCAAATgggaccaaaataaaaaagacaagtGGCACTATTGGAAACCAGTTGATAAAGAAATGTTGAGTTGAAAGTTTTTGAACGCTGATATCAGGGCACGTTCATCCAATGCATTGGTTCACGCAGTATTTCTCCACTTGTTTTATTTGGTTagtgaataaataaataaataaataaaagaagataaaatacTGAGTGAGTTGTAATGAATTGATTACATACTTCTAATCTTGGCCGTTAGATTGCATATAAGAGACTACCAACACATTTAATGAATGCAATCCAACAACCAATATTATAAGCATGTAACCAATtcttaacataaaattcttatAGGAGAATCTCCCTGAAACAAAAGACATGTAATCTATCTTTAGCTGGTTAATTAATCCCCTGCAGGCAGCTTAGGTTTGGTTGGGACAAATGTTTTGGACAGAATTTCTACTACATCTCAGTTTTTCCATGTTGTTTAGGAATTGAGCATACTGCCATTCATTCTTGGACCTCCAAACCCTAATACATTGCAATTCAGCAATATACAGAATTTTTCATGCATCCTGCCATTCAGTTCAGCAGGAATGACAAATATCTTAATTTACACAAAATAATACATGATATTCATTCGACGGAGTTCTATTTAAATCCAACATTCATCTTACACCCAGCATATATATTAATACATGATATTCATATAGCAAATGCATCCCATAGCCTCCAAGGTCTCATGTCTTAACTACATGCtttccaaaatccaaaagcaGGAACCAAAATACGTACACAGTTACGAAAAATATACAGAAGATCCATCTACTTAAGATATAATAAACCAACTAATATTCTAATAAATCTGAACAGgattaaggaaaaaaagaagaaagtaatTTCTAAGACCTTGTTATCATGACGGTTGTACAACTGATTCCACATCATCACATGCGACCTCTTTGAGAGAGTTAGTGTGAAGATGTCTTGTAAAACTGGTGCTTGTGTCCAAGAAATAAAGAACACAGGACATAATGCAGCAACACACAAACATGGGTATGGGTCCAAATATCCAGAGGAAGAGAGGGAATGAGAGGTAGAAAGCTCTTAATCCAAGGGACCAGAAGAAGCTTCCTCGGTTCAAGTTCCTCACAACGTACTCCATATAATCCTTTTGACTCTTCCATGTGGGCACAGTGGCTAAGAAGCTAACATGGGCATAGTATCTAATTGACTGCACATTCAAGATAAAGGCAACAAGAAAGCACAGCAAGATAGTAACGTACTTGATCGAAGAGAGAAATTCAGTCTTATTGCCATAAACTAATCTCGATGCTGTGCTGCGAGAGTTTGATGGTGTGCTCACAAATACACCGATCAGAGAACTCAAAGTGATAGCTGTTGTTGCCAACAGTGTAGATGCCATTATGTTGTTGCGTATGGTTTGAACGGCCAAAACACCATTCTTCAAGGGGTCCTGATCAATATAATTAAAGGAAAGGAGTTGActctttaattatatatatgatggaCCAACCCTCAAATTCTATTGTTTCTTCTTGAAAAGTTAGATAATAGTTTGAGGTTTCAATAAAATTAGGGGATTGAAACTTTGAAAGATACCAATGAATAATCCCAGAAAACAGGATTAACCtataaaaatcataaaagatCATCTTAGCTTGTTGTTGGTGATGGAAAGCAACAGAAGAAGTCAAGCAAGAAATACACCTTAGATATACTATCATGACTCCACCAAATGGTCTTGTCCAAAGATCAGCCCAACCAAGGTACATGAATGAATCCTACTAGTTAATCTCCAATTCATGGGACTGGTAGCCAAAAGAAGCCAATTAGTAATGTTTAACTTTAAGCCTCCTAATTAAATTTTGGATCTTGAAAATTCTAGcatgaagaaagaaatgtGAGATGAAGCTTGCTTCTTTGTATAGCATAAGCCAACTGATACATATACAGTAGAGTTGTAAATGAGTAGCTAGTTAGTTTCCAAAACCTTTAAACGATGCTGAAAAGTCTTAAAGACAACAGCTTTCCATGCGCCCAAAGACTCTCATCTTACATGATCCAACATGAAGAACTATTTCCCAGTTTCCAGCCACCTTACTCTTAAACCTAAAGCAAAACTCTTTACAGAGAGGATCAGTATTAGTAATTCTAAAGGGTACCTACTTCCTACCTACCAAGAAAGGACATGGAATACAGCAAAATTGTAAAGGGATTTACTTAGCCAAttctttctgttttattttttggtcataCGGTTGGAACTTGGATGTAATTCTACTTTCATGACCACACTCActaaccatcgaaaaggaaaaattcaaatatccaCTAGCTAGCTAAAGGATTCAAACACCAATTGAACAGAACAGGATGtgtctagagagagagagagagagagagagagagagagagagagagagagatgggaacTGACAGTCATCATGGATAAGGCCCACTGGCGACGAGACTGAGCATTGAGGCCAACGACAGTTCGAATTGGATAACGCAGAATTGTGATGAGCAGCCACGCGTGATATGTTCCAAACACCAACAGACCCAGTGGTACCAGCACATAGTCCAGCTGCTCCtcttccatctctctctctctctctctctctctctgtagaAGTGAATGAGAATTTGGAAGACAAAGGCGTTAAGACGGGCCGGTATTCAGATTTTGAGAAACCTGTGCTAACCTTAAATTAGGCCTCACATATGATAACACAAACTCATACCATTACGTAATGTCATacaataaatgtttttttccttcttaaaGTGACCAAAGTACCCCTACTCTCACCggcaaaattaaaatttcacaaaataattaaatttgattaaatcaattaaattgtATCAGGGATGTCACACcttttgaataatcaccatgATTGTGACGATGAGTCTTTGTCGTAATAGATCATATTtagatattaaatattttttaacacctaatttattttgtatcaaTATTCCAAGAACATCATTAATTGGATGCGacttttttggttgagttagttggatgcattatttttgcaaaattaaatatctttttaacacctaatttattttgtatcaaTATTCCAAGAACATCATTAATTGGATGCGacttttttggttgagttagttggatgcattatttttgtaaaattaaatatctgagcatatataaaaacaatcGTGTACCACTTTACTAACTACATTTTTAATTGAGGTGAACCCTATATATGGAAGTCTTATCTCTATGGgcacttgaaaaaaaaaatctacatGAGTAGTTGAAGAGCTAGTGTCAAGTTAATTATGGGGACGTACGCACGTGACAAGCAATGTCTGCATATAGGAATATAGATATTATTGGGGCAATTATAATATACTTGCtggagaatatatatatatatatagtgccGTGCATGCAGTTGAGAAATTCAATGTCATCATTTGAGGAATGAGGTGCTTAGTCGTTGGATCTATTTCAATGAGATCATGTGGTTGAGATTGATTTAAGTGTTTAAACTTGTTTGTGTCTAATAACTTgccaaaaacttgtttgtGTCTAATAATTtaccaaaaacttgtttgtgtttatgtatatcgaattttgtaaattataGAAATTACAATGAAAAACGAATTTATGCTTAATAGAAATTGCGAAATGACGCTTCTTTTGGCGGAAATTAAACTCGGAATCTTAATCCTCAATTTCCATGATTTTTTCTGAGCGTCATTTAATAAGTTTCATACTTAAGTTGCCAAACAACTGAAATATCAATTTCTCCTATTCAATTCTCAAGTTATTTTCCTCAATACAAACGGAGGGTTTGGTTTCAATaatcttgttttgtttttgttttaaaaaaaaattgtttctttttcataaaCAGACCAAATTTCATTCGATTATTATAGGGGTTAATTTTATTATAGATTATTCATTAACATCACATCATCATCCATGCACTGTTTTGGTGTACCTGTTAAGGCTTTTATTGATTAATTTATTACTTTTTGCACAAGATAAACATCTTGTATTGACTACAATGAGTAAGTCTCAGTTGGTTGAGTTCTTTCACCTCCACCCATGAGGACAGAGGTTCGAAATCTGTCTTCTCCAATGGCATTGATCATAATGGGTAGATCTCAGTTGGTAGAGTTCTTCCACCTCTACCCAAAAACCCCTCTCCCCAAAAGGCTTGTgctcaaaacataaaaaatatattgtattGACTGAGTTGATTGTCAGATTTTGCTCTAGTTCTATATTATAATAACTGTGTGATCCTAATGCCAGCAGCCACGGCTCACTTCTGGTTGTAACCTTGGTCGATGAATGTGAGCAAGGGTTCCATCAATCATTGGTGAAATGAGAAAATCAGAAACTAGCACCAGCATTCTCATGTTCATAGGagtaaaattcaaaatttattgaTTATAACAGTTgatacaaaaagtgaaaaaaagtACAATTCTTATAATACATATGAgatttcaaattcaacatcCTTTTATGAGCTTTTACCAGAAGCTTTGGCCAACGAAGTGAAATTCAACCTGCaaataacaagaagaaaaaaagaggttCAAGACATAAAAGTTGCTGAAAGGAAGAGTAATGCACCTGTTTTTCAAAGTATTTCAGGATTTAATAGAAAGATTCTGGTGTGACGATCAATCACAcatatttaaattgaaatggCTTCAGAATTGATTGAACCAATGAATACCTGATGATCGACTTTTTCTGTGCCACAGGTTCAGGCGGGGTTCCATTTGAAGATGGCACCATAAGTTCCGCCGgctttaaaattaaaacatgcaataaaagaagaattaccagttaaaattttcaatcaaCAGTGCTAAAGCAGACAATGACACAGAATAACatagaaaatatcaaaaaaagcAAATACGAAATGATTCCCCTTCACCTCCCATATATATTAAGAAGaaacttattttgtttttaaagtttgtataaaaacTTAGATGTTCTGAACGGCTTTACCCTAAGTATGCACTCACAAAATAGTATTcccgaaaaagaaaaacaaacaaaaaatcttaAGAACAAATACTGCACATGCAACCAAATATAAAAATCCACAAGGGATGCGGAACAAAATTGAATAATGAGATGAAAACTTTGAAAGTCGAAAAATACGAGCACAAACAAAAGTTATGTGTTTGACCTCAAGTTCCTCTAAGCCCCCATTATATGAATCAGTGGAAGGACCAGCTCCATTGCTTGAGTTTACTGGCGCTGAAACTGATACACTCTCCTCTGAAGGCTCCATTTGACTGCTTTTCATGTTCCTGGAAAAATCTTTAACTTGATGTCCATGTTCAGAATCATCTTCAAGCTCATCCAGTTCTGGCAAAGCTTGGTGTGAAACATATGGGCCAGCCATATTCTTCTCTAATGCCATCTTCTCTGCTTCTTTAGAACTTGACGTATTCGCAGCAGCAGGTAGACTATCGTTTGGGGGCTTGCACCTTGACGATACTTCAATCTGACCATTCTGATAAGGAATATCTGCTGTGTTTTCTATCTTTTCTAAGCTATCTGCTATGCTATCATcaacttttttgtttgcatCCATACTTTCACATTTTGTGGAACATGAACTGATATTGCTGATAGGAGGGCTAGCCGCATGAACTTCGCCACTGCAGAGATGTAAAGACTTGGCATACCTTGAGTTGGTCTCTACATTATCATCCACCCGCTTTCTCTTCTGTCCACCATCTGATCCATCCAAATCAGTTTTACCTTCACACAATTTATCTGGTTGAGAATCGCCAGAAACCTTCAGTTCTGAACCGCGCCTGCTCCCCCAAGTTACTTTAGACGGGCGCAAAGGTCGAACCTCACCaggaaatacaaaattaggaatGTTCCTGCGTTTTACGTGGGATACACGAATCTCCATTCCACGCTTCAATAATGCGTACAGGTTGACAGACTGCTTAAATTCCTCTACTGTTGCCCTTATGTCAAATTGCTCACCTTCAGTGACCGGAACTCCTTGTTTTCGTTGTAGGCCCATGAAGTAAGAGCTATGAAAAGGTCTGGATTTGTCTGAAAAATCACCTGGGTGTGGGTGACACTGTAGCATGTCATAAGTGTGCCTCTCAATCTGGATTAACATGTAACAGATGAATAAGCATCACTGATTATTATGAAAGAGAGAGTGAGCGAGAGAGAGCAAAAGAATAACACAGAAGGCATAGTTTCACCTTCAGCGTTAGTTGGCGAAGACGGGACTCAACCCAGCCTTTCCATTTTCTAAAGTCATCAGCATTTTCTGCACTGATGTCTATCTGCAAATAATTCTTATATGCTTCAAAGAAATCATAAGACTCAAAAAGGGTGTCCCAATCAGCCTTATTTGCTTCCATAGCCTGCAAGCACTACCAAACATCAAACTCAGGACAGAGGCATAGTATTCACATTTTgcagatttttttaaaggaatacAACTCCATCAATGGAACATTTGAAATAAACACTAAACTTTACAACCATGGCCTAGTTAACAAGAACAAGAATACCACCACTCAAATCACTACATAATATGAGTCAATGAAAAATCTTATCCTGGAACCTATATGTTCTCTGTGTTGTGGAAAGAAGTCATCACAACTTGCACCACAGAATCGTACCTCACAAATTTCATTTCCCCTCTGAAACTCCTCTAACATGATACGCAGCGTACTTGAGGACACATTGTAGCTGGAGTTCATGCTGGGATAAGCTGGAGTAATTATAGGCATCAAATGATACTTGTCCTTCGGATTTCTTCTAGGATCCCAAACCTGAAGTCCAAGAGAACCTTCTTCAATAGCACAGAGCATGACTGGATTTGGCCAACGCCACTGAGTATACACCCTGAAGAACCGAGACACTAGCATATTAGGCAGTGCATTTGGGTAAAGTTGGCATATGCGAGCAACAAGCAATGCCCAGTTTATACCACCAAGAAATCCTGCAACCTGCTCATGATAGAAAGCAGCACACATCATAAGTAAAAAGAATATTGTCTAGCATT encodes the following:
- the LOC117627107 gene encoding uncharacterized protein LOC117627107 isoform X2; its protein translation is MEEEQLDYVLVPLGLLVFGTYHAWLLITILRYPIRTVVGLNAQSRRQWALSMMTDPLKNGVLAVQTIRNNIMASTLLATTAITLSSLIGVFVSTPSNSRSTASRLVYGNKTEFLSSINFLATVPTWKSQKDYMEYVVRNLNRGSFFWSLGLRAFYLSFPLFLWIFGPIPMFVCCCIMSCVLYFLDTSTSFTRHLHTNSLKEVACDDVESVVQPS
- the LOC117627107 gene encoding uncharacterized protein LOC117627107 isoform X1 codes for the protein MEEEQLDYVLVPLGLLVFGTYHAWLLITILRYPIRTVVGLNAQSRRQWALSMMTDPLKNGVLAVQTIRNNIMASTLLATTAITLSSLIGVFVSTPSNSRSTASRLVYGNKTEFLSSIKYVTILLCFLVAFILNVQSIRYYAHVSFLATVPTWKSQKDYMEYVVRNLNRGSFFWSLGLRAFYLSFPLFLWIFGPIPMFVCCCIMSCVLYFLDTSTSFTRHLHTNSLKEVACDDVESVVQPS
- the LOC117627109 gene encoding nuclear poly(A) polymerase 1 yields the protein MASPGLSNRNNGKRLGITEPISLGGPTEYDVIKTRELEKYLQDARLYESQEEAVSREEVLGRLDQIVKIWVKTISRTKGLNEQLVHEANAKIFTFGSYRLGVHGPGADIDTLCVGPRHATREEDFFGELQRMLSEMPEVTELHPVPDAHVPVMKFKFSGVSIDLLYAKLSLWVIPEDLDISQDSILQNADEQTVRSLNGCRVTDQILRLVPSIQNFRTTLRCMRLWAKRRGVYSNVAGFLGGINWALLVARICQLYPNALPNMLVSRFFRVYTQWRWPNPVMLCAIEEGSLGLQVWDPRRNPKDKYHLMPIITPAYPSMNSSYNVSSSTLRIMLEEFQRGNEICEAMEANKADWDTLFESYDFFEAYKNYLQIDISAENADDFRKWKGWVESRLRQLTLKIERHTYDMLQCHPHPGDFSDKSRPFHSSYFMGLQRKQGVPVTEGEQFDIRATVEEFKQSVNLYALLKRGMEIRVSHVKRRNIPNFVFPGEVRPLRPSKVTWGSRRGSELKVSGDSQPDKLCEGKTDLDGSDGGQKRKRVDDNVETNSRYAKSLHLCSGEVHAASPPISNISSCSTKCESMDANKKVDDSIADSLEKIENTADIPYQNGQIEVSSRCKPPNDSLPAAANTSSSKEAEKMALEKNMAGPYVSHQALPELDELEDDSEHGHQVKDFSRNMKSSQMEPSEESVSVSAPVNSSNGAGPSTDSYNGGLEELEPAELMVPSSNGTPPEPVAQKKSIIRLNFTSLAKASGKSS